The genomic window CGATGGCAAGCTGGCCGATCTGCTGCACATCCCCGGTGGTGGCGCCGCCGATCCGCTCACCGAAGAGCTGGTGCGCGAGAAGCGCCACCTGATCAAGATGGCGGGCCGCGAGGTCTTCAAGGCCGCGGTTCTGGCGATGAGCCGCTCCACCGACGAGGCGATCCGCCAGGCCGGGATGACCGCCGACGACATCGACCTCCTGATTCCGCATCAGGCGAACCTCCGCATCATCGAGGCGACCGCCAAGCATGCCGGCATTCCGATGGAGAAGGTGTTCGTCAACCTCGATCGCTATGGCAACACCTCGTCGGCGAGCATCCCGCTCGCGGTGACGCAGGCTGTACTCGAAGGCCGCCTGAAGCCGGGGATGGTCGTGATGCTCGTCGCCTTCGGCGCCGGCTTCACCTGGGGCAGCGTGGTGGTGCGGTGGTAACCGTCCTCCTGTTCCCCGGGCAGGGGTCGCAGAAGGTCGGGATGACGCGTGACCTGGCCGAGGCGTTTCCGGCTGCGCGCGATGTGCTGCAGCGGATCGACGACGAACTCTCGACGCCGCTGAGCACGTTGATGTGGGAGGGCCCCGAGGTCGACCTCACGCTCACGCACAATGCGCAGCCCGCGATCCTCGCCCATTCGGCGGCGGTGCTGGCGGTGCTCGGTGACAAGCTCGGCCCCGTCGCGGCGGCGGCTGGGCACTCGCTGGGCGAGTACAGCGCCTGGGTCGCCGCTGGCGCCCTCGAGGCGACCGACGCCGCCGTGCTGGTGCGCCGACGGGGCGCGCTGATGTACGAGGCGGGCCGGGCACGTCCCGGCGCGATGGCGGCGGTGCTCGGGCTCGACACGGCCATCGTCGAGCGCTGCTGTGCCGAGGCGAGTGCCGCGGGCGGTGGCGTGGTCGTCGCCGCCAACCAGAATGCACCGGATCAGACGGTCATCTCCGGCGATCCGTCGGCGGTCGAGCGTGGTGGCGAGGCGTGCAAGGCCGCCGGGGCCAAGCGGGTGCTGCCGCTCAAGGTCAGTGGGGCGTTTCACTCGCCGCTGATGGAGAGCGCCGTGCGCGGGCTTCGCGATGCGCTCGACGTCGCCCCCTTCCGGACGCCCGCCTTCCCGGTCTGCGCCAACGCCACGGCCGAGCTGGTGGACGATCGCGACGACGCCATCCGGCTGCTCGGTGATCAGTTGACCGCCCCGGTGCGCTGGGTCGCCTCGATGCAGCGGATCGCGCGGGAGTACCCCGACGCACGCTGGCTCGAGATCGGCCCGGGCAGTGTGCTCACCGGCCTCCTCAAGCGCATCGTCCCCGAGGCGTCCTGCACGCCGCTCGGGACCGCTGCCGACCTCGAGACCTTCCTCGCCTCATGACCCTCCAGCTTGATCTCACCGGGCGCATTGCGTTCGTGACCGGCAGCACCCGCGGCATCGGCCGTGCGATCGCCGAGACGCTGCACGCCGCTGGCGCCCAGGTGGCGGTCGTCGGTCGGTCGGCGGCGAACGCGGCCGAGGTCGCGGCGGCCATCGGCCCGCGTGCCCGCGGCTTCGCCTGCGACGTCACCCAGCCGGATTCCATCCGGGCCGCGATCACCGCCTGCGAGGCGGAACTCGGTCCGATCGACATCCTGGTCAACAACGCCGGCCTGACGCGCGACAACCTCCTCATCCGCCTCGGCCAGGCCGACTGGGATGAGGTGCTCGCCGCGAACCTGACGGGGGCGTTCGTCGCCACACAGGCGGTGATCAAAGGGATGATGAAGCGCCGCTTCGGGCGGGTCATCAACATCGCCTCGGTGGTCGGCGTGACCGGCAACGCCGGGCAGGCCAATTACGCGGCCAGCAAGGCGGGGCTGATCGGTTTTTCGAAGTCGGTGGCGAAGGAGTACGCGGCCCGGGGCGTCCTGGTGAACTGCATCGCGCCGGGGTTCATCGAGACGGACATGACGGCCTCCTTGCCGGAGACGGCCCGGGCGGCATTATTGGAGTCCATCCCGTTGGGTCGCCTCGGCGCCCCGGCGGACATCGCGGGAACCGTCGCGTTCCTTGCGTCGGAAATGGGGGCCTACATCACCGGGCAGGTCCTGGTGGTCGACGGCGGCATGATCGGCTGAGCTGGTTCATCGTTCACACAACGCACAGAGGCATCACATGAGTGACGTGGCGGAGAAGGTCAAGGACATCATTGTCGAGGAACTGGGTGTCGAGCGCGAGAAGCTCTCCCCGGAGGCCTCGTTCATGGAGGATCTCGGCGCCGACTCCCTGGATACCGTCGAGCTGGTGATGGCCTTCGAGAAGGAATTCGACATCGACATCCCGGACGAGGACGCGGAGAAGCTGCGGACCGTGGGAGATGCGCTGAAGTACCTGAACGACAAGCTGGGGAAGTGATTTGACGCGCCGCGTCGTGGTGACGGGACTCGGCCTGGTGACCCCGGTGGGGCTCACCGTGGACGAGTCCTGGACGAACCTGCTCGCGGGGGTCTCCGGCGCGGCGCCGATCACGAAGTTCGATCCCGTCCGGTCGTCGGTGCGCTTCGCGTGCGAGGTGAAGGGGTTCGATCCGCTCCCCTACATCGACAAGAAGGAAGCACGGCGCTACGACCTCTTCGCGCAGTACGGCCTGGCCGCCGCCCATCAGGCGATGGTGCAGGCCGGACTCGCGGAGCCGGGCACCATCAACGCCGCCAGGGCTGGCTGCATCATCGGGGCCGGCATCGGCGGCATGCAGACCTTCACCGACAACGTCGAGGCCTACCTCACCAAGGGGCCCGACCGTGTCTCGCCGTTCTTCGTCCCGATGTTCATTCCAGACATCGCGGCAGGATTGGCGTCCATTCGCTACAACCTCCGCGGCCCCAACTTCGCCACCGTCTCGGCCTGCGCCTCGGGCGCGCACGCCATCGGGACCTCGTGGCAGTTGATCAAGGGCGGCATTTCCGACGTGATGCTGGCCGGCGGCTGCGAGGCCGCGATCACCGGCCTCACGGTGGCGGCCTTCGGCAACATGAAGGCGCTGTCCACCCGGAACGATGAACCAACCCGGGCGTCGCGTCCGTTCGATCGCGGACGCGACGGCTTCGTCCTCGCCGACGGCGCCGGCATGATGGTGCTCGAGGAGTACGAGCACGCCAAGGCCCGTGGCGCGACGATCCTCGGCGAGGTCATCGGCTACGGCGCATCGGGCGACGCGTACCACATCACCTCGCCCCCGTCGGATGGCCATGGCGCGATGCAGGCGATGCAGATGTGCCTCGAGAGCGGCAACATTTCGCTCGACGAGGTCGACTACATCAACGCGCACGGCACCTCGACGCCTCAGGGCGACATCGCCGAGACCAACGCGGTCAAGGCGGTCTTCGGCGACCGGGCCAAGCAGCTCATCTTTGCCTCGACCAAGTCAATGACCGGACACGCGCTGGGCGCGGCCGGGGCGATTGAAGCCGTCGTGTCCCTGCTGGTGGCTCGCACCGGAGAAGTCCCGCCGACCATCAACAACGATGATCCCGATCCCGAGTGCGATCTGGATTGTGTGCCGAACGTCAAGCGGAGTCAGCCCGTGCGCGTGGCCCTCTCCAACTCCTTCGGCTTCGGCGGCCACAACGTGACGTTGGCGGTCCGAGCTCTCTGATGACGACCCCGGTCATGCCGACCACTCAGCCCCCCCGCGGCGAACGCCGGCGGGGGGGCGTCGGTTTTTCGGCCTGGACGACGGCCCTGCTGGTGCTCCTCGGCACCGGAGGGATCGCGGTGGTCGCGGATCAGTGGTACGCCGGAGTGCGCAGCGAGCTGCTGCGGGAGTCGGTGCGCAACGAAGTGGTGCCGACCGCCACGGCGCTCGAAACGTCCCTGCGCGGTCGGATGGCGCTGCTGCATGGGCTCTCGTCCTTCCTCGAAATTCATTGGGCGAAGCCCGATCGCGCGAAGGAGTTCGACCGCTTCGCGGAGGACATTCTCCGGGATGTGCCCAGCGTGCTCGCGGTGCAATTCGTCGCTCCCGACGGGATCATCACCCACATCTGGCCGCAGGCGGGCAATGAGCAGGCGGTCGGCCGGAATCTGTTGCGTGATGCCCGACCCGGCACGGTCGCCGACTTCCAGCGAGCGCTGACCGAGCCGGGAATCGTCGTGTCCGGCCCCACCGAGCTGTATCAGGGCGGAGCCGGACTCGTCGGGCGACTCGCCGCGCGCGGCCCCGATGACTCGGTCATCGCCGTGGCCGCCGTGGTGGTGCGACTGGCACCGATCGCCGTAGAGGCGGGGCTCGAGAACCTTCCCAATATCCGGAGCGCGCTCGTCGACGAACGCGGCGCGCTGATCGTCGGTGATTCGACAGTGGTCGGGGCAAACGGTCGGGCCATCCGCGCATCGGTCACCTTCGCGGGGCGGCAGTGGCAACTGTTGGCGATGCCGACTGACGGCTGGGCCGTGACGATCCGGGAGCGCGTCTTTCCGATGCGCACGGCCCTGGCGGCCCTCGTGCTCCTCGCCGCCGGGTTGGCACTCGTCCTGGTGGGGCGTCGCGACGCACGCGCCGAAGCGGCGCGGCTTCGGGGCGAGGAGAAGTTCTCCCGGCTCTTCTCGCTCACGCCGGACGGCGTGGCACTCACGCGCTTTGCCGATGGGGTGTTGCTCGAGGTCAACGAGGGCTTCGTCGAGTTGACCGGGCGCAGTCGGGACGAGGTGCTCGGGCGATCGGCCGTGGAGCTGAAGCTCTGGCCGACGCCGGCCGACCGCGAGGCGATGGTGCGCGCGATCTCGCGGGACGGTACGCTGACGGACTTCGCCGTCGCGCTGGTGCGTCCCGATGGCGCGGTCCGCGAGACGCGACTGGCGGGCCGACTCGTCGACATCGACGGGATGCGCTGCGTGCTGATGATCATCCGCGACGTGACCGAGCAGCGGAAGCTCGAGCGGCGGCTGACCGAGGCGGCACGGCTCGAGTCGATCGGGCGGCTGGCTGGTGGGATCGCGCACGACTTCAACAATCTGATCACCGCGATCTCCGGCTATGGCCACCTGCTCGAGGCGCGGGTCGCCGATCAACCCGAAGCGTTGGCCGACGTGCAGGAGATCGTCCGCTCCTCGGCGCGGGCGGCGGACCTCACCTCGCAGTTGCTGGCGTTCGCGCGTCGGCAGGTGGTGCAGCCGCGCGTGGTCGACGTCAACGCGTTGATCCTCGACGCGAATCGCCGGTTGCGCCAGCTGGTGGGCGACGGTGTCGCGCTCAGCATTCGGCTCTCCCCGGACCCGGCCCCCATCCTGATCGACCCCACGCAGGGCGACCAGCTGCTGACCAATCTCGCGGTCAATGCGCGCGACGCGATGCCCGAAGGCGGCACGCTCACCATCCAGGCATTGGCGGTCCGCGATGAGGTGCACCTGACCTTCCGCGACACCGGCCAGGGCATCGCCCCGGAAGTGCTGGCGCACCTCTTCGAGCCGTTCTTCACGACGAAGCCGGCGGGGCAGGGCACCGGTCTCGGCTTGGCGACCTGTTACGGCATCATGGAGCAGGCGGGCGGGCGGATCGAGGTGCAGTCGACCGTCGGTGAGGGGGCGTTGTTCCGGCTGGTCTTCCCGCGGGCCTCGGCAGAGGTCGAGGCGGCGGCGAGTGCGGCGGCGGTCGAGAAGAAGGCCGCGGGTGGCGCAACGGTGCTGGTGGCAGAAGACGAGGCGCAGGTCCGCAAGCTGGTCGACCGGGTGTTGACGCAGCTCGGCTACGTGGTCCTCAGCGCGGCGAGCGGGGCCGAGGCGCTCGCGCTGGACGCAAACCATGGCGGCACGATCGACATGTTGCTCACCGACATGGTGATGCCGGGAATGGGCGGCGGCGAGCTGTCGCGCCGGATCCGCGAGCGGCATCCGCAGATGAAGGTGCTGCTGATGTCGGGCTACAGCGAGGAGCTGGTGGCGGCCGAGCACGGCGACGTGCCGTTCCTGCCGAAGCCGTTCACGCCGGAAGAGTTGTCGACGAAGGTGCGGGAGGTGTTGGGAGGGTAGGGCCGTGCTTCGCCGCGTGGGCGCGCAGCGCCAGCGCGAGCACGAGCCGTTGATGGTCGCTGAGATCATCGACGGCGATCCTTCCTGAAGTGCCCGTCTCGAATGCCAGCCATGCCAGCACGTCGCGCAGCTCGCCGAGTTCGGCGACCCGTGCCGTCGGCGCAACCGCCCCTGGGTTGGATTCCACCGGATCGACGATGATTGCCACCTTCGGCCTGGTCGATGATCCCGCCAGCGTCGCGGTAGCGCAGGTCGTCACCCCCTGGCGTCCACGTGAGTGATTCGCCCACGGTCTCAAGGCGCGTCCCCCACCATCCGAGCAACGCACCGACCGCGAGCGCGCCGGTGGCCCATGGCACCGAGAGCAGTCCGACTCCGGTGGCGATCATGCCGGCGAGCACGCCGGTCGTCGCGATGCCGATGCGCCATCCCGGACCCTTCTCGCCCGCCCTGAGCTTCATCACGCCGGCGAGGCCCAACATCGCCGCACCGAACAGCGCGAAGCCGACATAGAATCCCGCCGACGTCCGCGCGGTCCCGTTCACGGTGGCGACGAGGATCCAGACTGCCCCGATCCCCCTAAGCCACGTGCGCAGACTCGGCATGCGTGAGGGCTTGGCCTGCGTCTCTGCGAGAGTTGTCTCGACGGCGGTCGCGAGGGCAGGGTCGTGCGATCGTGGCTGGAGCGGGGACGTCACGCCGGTTCCGCGAGCTGTCGATCGAGGGACTCGGCGATGGCCGCGACGCGCTCCGCTTCATCGAGGCCGGCGACTACTTCCGCCGGCGGCTCGGCGAGTCGGGCGCCAATGGCAACGAGGAGGGCGAGGCGCTCGCAGAGCTCCATCTCACTGGTCGAGCAGGCAAGCGCTATCGACGTCGCGGCGTCCTGAGAACTGGTTCAAGATCGCTGGCAGCGAGCCGTGTTGCCGCCAGATCGCCCAGCCGCGTCCCGGCGCTTGGGGTGCGACCCGTTTGACGGTGAAGTCCCGGACGAGCTCCAAGAGGGCAACGTCAGCGCGAGTCAGCCACTTTCTCCGGGTGGTGGCCGTCGTGGTATCTCGGATCTGTCGCTGTCGTCGTCCCAGCGAAATACCTCGTGGCGCTCCCTCCCTCCGGCCAGTCCGAAACCGATGCCGACACCGACCACCAGGCGGCAGCACGAGCCCGATCGGAGAATCGACATCGCAGAACGTCGGGACGATCGAAGGAACGAATAGCAACGGCACCCAGGGGCCCACGGATGCCTCCGGCGAAAGATCTCCTTCTCCAGAAGAGCGAAGCGAGCCACAAAAGCGAACAGTACAGCGCCCTCCGCGAGTCGCTGTGCCACAGCGTCGACAGGAAGCGGAATCCGTTCCAGCACCAGAACCCCGCGCCGCAGACGGCGCCGATGAAGGCGAACGCGGTTATCAGCCGTGCCAGGTGACGCCTCTTGCCGCCTTTGGGAGTGGATCTCGCGGCCTACAGCGCCGACCGGAAGAGTCGGGCACGGCCCCGACCCGGAGCAGGAGGGCTTCCCGCCGACGATGGCCATCAGTCCGAGACCCATGCCGCCGGCACGCACTGCGCGCCTCGCTGCGCGCCAGCAATTCCGGGGTCGCCGCCACTTGCCGCCTCTGGCCCCAGGAGGTTCCAGTGCGCGCACGGTTCGCAGATGCGCCAGACCCGGTTGGCATCAGGATCAAAAGCCACGAGACGGGCGAGCGGAACGCTCGCCAACTCCTTGTTGGGAGGAAACGGCTTGCCGCACTCGAGGCAGCTGTCCTTCGCCATCAGCCCAGCTCTGCCGGCAGGTCGAGGGTCTCCGCGATCGCGGCGACTCGCTCCGCCTCCTGAAGCCCGGCGATGACCTCGGCTGGCGGCTCGGCGAGTCGCGCACTGACGGCGATCAAGAGTGCCATGCGTTCCGAAGCGCTGAGGTCCGTCAGTCGGAGGAGTCCATCCCGTCTGCGGCGCGACGCGAAGCTCTCAACGAGTGCGCCCACCGACTCGTGGCGTTTCCAGAGCGTCCACGCAGCGTCCCGGTCCGCGGGCTTCGCGACCTCATTGAACTCCCGCTGCAACTCCATCGAGAGCGACACCAGGGCATTCTGGCCTGTTTCGGACGGCGTGATGCCGTCGTGGTAGGTCAGGGCGTCGCCGGAATCGGACCAGCGGATACCCCTCGGGCTCCCGGCACGGCGCCCAGCCCACAGGCCGGCCGCGGTCGCGAGGAGGATCGTGACCAACCCACCCCAGAGTGGTACATCCGGCTCGCCGAACATGAACGCGATGGCGGGGAGCCCGACGACCGGGAGCAGTCGGAGCGCCGCTGGCTGGCCCCGCCACAGCTCGCGCGACGCCAGAAGGCCACGCACCGTGAAGAACGTCGCCGCCGCGAGCAGCAGCAGGCTCCTGTCGAGGAGAGCGTTGACGGTCGGGAATCTCCTGACCCAGGAAGACAGCGAAGCCGCTGCCAGGAACAACAGCCCCATGGTCGCGTAGATGTCCCACGGTATCGGCGCGCCGATTTCGGCGTGTGCTTCCGAGGCAGCGAGGTCGGCCCCCAGTCGAGTTGGCGGCGTCCCGAGTCGGAAGAGCACCACATCGCGCCTGCCGAGCACCGTCATGGCGATTCCACCGCGCCCTGCAGAGGGCTCGTTGGTGTGGCGGGCGACGAGTTCGGGGATCGCGCCTCTCGAGGCTTCCGGCCCGAGCAGGTTCCAGCCGTCGCACGCGTCGCAGATCCGCCACACCCGATTGGCATCAGGATCAAACGCCACAAGTCGGGCAAGCGGGACGCTCGCCAACTGCGCGTTGGCTGGAAACGGCTTGCCGCACTCGAGGCAGGCGTCCTTGGCCATCAGGCGCCTCCTGGAGGCCGATCGAGCGCTTCGGCTTCCTCGGCGACCCTCGCCGCGTCGAGCAGCTTCTCGTGCGCGAGCTGCGCCGACAGGGAGCCGTCCTCCTGGCGGGCGAAGCCGAGATCGAGCGCGACGAGATACATCACCGGGATGTCGGTGAGCCGAAGCGTGTCATCGCGGTCCTGGCGCCAGGCGTCGAGCGCCCCGAGGATGCCCGCGACGCTGTGCGTCGTGGCCAGCAGCTGACCTTTGGCGAGTTCCTCATCGGTGAGCGCGCCAATCAGGCTTTCCTCCAGCACGTGACGCAGCAGAACACACGAGTCGCCCGAGTCGAGCCAGGTGCCGTCTCGTGCCCGCAGCGAGAGCTCGCCGCGCTCAACGTCCCAACGAATGCCGATGCTCTCCCAGTGCTCACCAGGGACGCGTACCGACCGTCCGGAGGGGAGTTTGGCGGTCAGCGGGATGACGTTGGTCAATCCGAACGCGATCACGCCTGTGAGCGCAGCGAGGCCGACGGAGTCCCACCCAGCCCGTCCCACGATAGCGCTCCCCACGCCCACGAGGAGGCAGAGGGCTCCGATCGCGAGTCGGGGCCCACTGACCCGGAGGCCCTGCCGGCGTCGGTACCACTCACGCCCGAACAGCAACACACTCATCATGGTCATCGGCAGGACCATCAGCTCTGGACGTCCGACAGCGCGCCACAGCCCGAACGGCACCACGAGCACGATCAGCCCGCCGAGGACTGCCGCCATCGTACCCGAAGCCGAGGCCAGCTTGTCTCGACGCTCCGCCATGGCCAGCTCGCCGACTCGGACATCCGCAAAACGGTCCACCCGCAACAACTCGAGCCGCGGCCCAACATGGGTGATCAGCAGCGCCGTTCCCCGCGCCGGCACCCGCGCCTCCAACTCCCCCAGCGCCGCCCCCGCCGCCTCCGCCCCCAGCAGGTTCCACTCGCCGCACTTGGTGCAGATCCGCCAGACGCGCCGCTGCCCCGGGTCGAACGCGATCCGCCGCCCCTCGGGGAGGGAGGCGAGTTCGCCGTTCCGGGGAAACGGCCGATTGCAGGAGAGGCAGGTGGGGGAGGGGGCCATCGCCCTGAAATATGCCCGTCCGAAGGCACTCCGGGAGGTGTGGCGGCCCTCCAGGAGGCAACCCGACCACCCCTCCCGGGTATACCCCAGGAGAACGTTGGCCCCAACCCCGGGTGCCCGTAGATTTGAGGGATGACCACCATGACCGAGCAGGCGCCGCCGACCCTCTCGCCCGTCGCCCTCCACGAGGAGCGACTCCGCGACCCAGCCCTCCGGCCGATCGCCAGGAAGGTCGCCGATGGCATCCGCCTCGACGCCGCCGACGCCCGCGCGCTCTACGCCACCGATGACCTGATCGGCCTCGGCACCCTCGCCGACTTCGCCAACCGGCGCAAGAACGGCGACCGCGTCTTTTTCTCGGCCAATCAGCACATCAACCCGACCAACGTCTGCATCCTCCGGAATACCTGCACCTTCTGCTCGTATGCCAGGATGCCGAACGAGGAAGGGCACTACACCCGATCGCTCGACGAGGTCTACCACGAGGCGGCCACCGCCATCGGCGGACCGACCAAGGAATTCCATATCGTCGGCGGGCTGCACCCGAAGCTGCCGCTGTCGTATTACACCGACATGATCCGCGGCCTCAAGGAGCGCCACCCGCACATCCACATCAAGGCGCTCACCGCGGTCGAGATCGCGCACCTGGCCCGGATCGAGAAGACCTCCGTTCGCGAGGTGCTGATCGCGCTCAAGGAGGCCGGCCTCACCTCGATGCCCGGCGGCGGCGCCGAGGTGTTCTCGACCGCGGTCCGCGCGACGATCGCCGAGCGGAAGCTGACCGGCGCCGAGTGGATCAAGGTGCACCGCGAGGCCCACGGTCTCGGCATCCCGACCAATTGCACCATGCTCTACGGCCACATCGAGACCGCCGACGACCGGATCGAGCACCTTCTCGATGCTGCGCGAGCTGCAGGACGAGACCGGCGGCTTCCTGACCTACATCCCGCTCGCCTACCACACCGAGAACAACGAACTCGGCGAGGAGCTCGGACGCGTCGGCACCGCCACGACCGGCTTCGAGGACCTGAAGAACATCGCGGTCGGTCGGCTCTTCCTCGACAACATCGCCCACGTGAAGACCCACTGGCCGATGGTGACGCCCTTCCTGTCACAGATCGCGCTGGCGTTCGGCTGCGACGACGTCGAGGGCACGGTGGTCTACGAGCGGGTCTATCACGAGGCCGGTGCGACGACGCAGATGCACATGCCCTATGAAGGGCTCGTGTCGCTGATCCGCGATGCGCAGAAGATTCCGGTCGAGCGCAACTCGCTCTACGAGGCGGTCCGCAGCGACTTCACCGACCTGGTGATGCCGAAGGGCGGCACGTCGCGGATGTCGCTCCCCGTGGTGCACGCGGCGTGAGGCTGGGTCGACTCCCCTGGATCAACACCGCCCCGGTCTTCGCGGCGATGGACCGGGGTGTGGTCAGTTGCGGGGCGGAGGTGGTCACCGCCACGGCCGCCGAACTGAACGACCTGCTCGCGGCCGGCGAGCTCGACGTGAGCGCCGTCTCGGCGGTCGAGTACGCGCGGGATGCGTCGCTCTACCACCTGCTCCCGAACCTCGCCATCTCCTGCGACGGCCCGGTGCACTCGGTGGCGCTCTTCTCGAAGCGGCCGGTGAACGAGCTCGATGGCGCCACCGTCCTGCGCACCGCGTCGTCTCGCACGTCGGTGCTGCTGCTCGAGCTACTCTGCAAGCACCGCTGGCAGGTGTCGCCGCAGTTCGCGACGGTGCGCGCCGAGCCGAACGACCTGGCGGGCTTGCAGGCACTGCCGCACGACGCCGTCCTCGTCATCGGCGACGCGGCGCTCCACCTCCGCGCATCGGGGCAGTACCCGGTCTTCATCGACCTGGGCCAGGCGTGGAAGGAGTGGACCGGGTTGCCGTTCGTCTTTGCCGTCTGGGCGGCCCGCCGCGATGCCGATCGGACCGAGGCACTGGCGCTTCACGAACGGCTCTGTGCGTCCCGCGACTGGGGCGTGGCCAACCTCGACATCATTGCCGCCGAGGCGGCCGCACGCACCGGGATCCCCGCGGCCACCTGCCGCGCCTATCTCGGCGACCTCGACTACGATCTCTCCTACCGGCACCTCGCGGGGCTGACCGAATTCTTCGGGCGTCTCGCCGCCGACGGACTGGTACCGAATGGCTCCCTCACCTTTCTCACGGCGGCCTGAATGAGCACCGTGGATCGCAA from Gemmatimonadota bacterium includes these protein-coding regions:
- the fabD gene encoding ACP S-malonyltransferase, translated to MVTVLLFPGQGSQKVGMTRDLAEAFPAARDVLQRIDDELSTPLSTLMWEGPEVDLTLTHNAQPAILAHSAAVLAVLGDKLGPVAAAAGHSLGEYSAWVAAGALEATDAAVLVRRRGALMYEAGRARPGAMAAVLGLDTAIVERCCAEASAAGGGVVVAANQNAPDQTVISGDPSAVERGGEACKAAGAKRVLPLKVSGAFHSPLMESAVRGLRDALDVAPFRTPAFPVCANATAELVDDRDDAIRLLGDQLTAPVRWVASMQRIAREYPDARWLEIGPGSVLTGLLKRIVPEASCTPLGTAADLETFLAS
- a CDS encoding menaquinone biosynthesis protein; the protein is MRLGRLPWINTAPVFAAMDRGVVSCGAEVVTATAAELNDLLAAGELDVSAVSAVEYARDASLYHLLPNLAISCDGPVHSVALFSKRPVNELDGATVLRTASSRTSVLLLELLCKHRWQVSPQFATVRAEPNDLAGLQALPHDAVLVIGDAALHLRASGQYPVFIDLGQAWKEWTGLPFVFAVWAARRDADRTEALALHERLCASRDWGVANLDIIAAEAAARTGIPAATCRAYLGDLDYDLSYRHLAGLTEFFGRLAADGLVPNGSLTFLTAA
- the fabF gene encoding beta-ketoacyl-ACP synthase II, with product MTRRVVVTGLGLVTPVGLTVDESWTNLLAGVSGAAPITKFDPVRSSVRFACEVKGFDPLPYIDKKEARRYDLFAQYGLAAAHQAMVQAGLAEPGTINAARAGCIIGAGIGGMQTFTDNVEAYLTKGPDRVSPFFVPMFIPDIAAGLASIRYNLRGPNFATVSACASGAHAIGTSWQLIKGGISDVMLAGGCEAAITGLTVAAFGNMKALSTRNDEPTRASRPFDRGRDGFVLADGAGMMVLEEYEHAKARGATILGEVIGYGASGDAYHITSPPSDGHGAMQAMQMCLESGNISLDEVDYINAHGTSTPQGDIAETNAVKAVFGDRAKQLIFASTKSMTGHALGAAGAIEAVVSLLVARTGEVPPTINNDDPDPECDLDCVPNVKRSQPVRVALSNSFGFGGHNVTLAVRAL
- a CDS encoding response regulator; this encodes MTTPVMPTTQPPRGERRRGGVGFSAWTTALLVLLGTGGIAVVADQWYAGVRSELLRESVRNEVVPTATALETSLRGRMALLHGLSSFLEIHWAKPDRAKEFDRFAEDILRDVPSVLAVQFVAPDGIITHIWPQAGNEQAVGRNLLRDARPGTVADFQRALTEPGIVVSGPTELYQGGAGLVGRLAARGPDDSVIAVAAVVVRLAPIAVEAGLENLPNIRSALVDERGALIVGDSTVVGANGRAIRASVTFAGRQWQLLAMPTDGWAVTIRERVFPMRTALAALVLLAAGLALVLVGRRDARAEAARLRGEEKFSRLFSLTPDGVALTRFADGVLLEVNEGFVELTGRSRDEVLGRSAVELKLWPTPADREAMVRAISRDGTLTDFAVALVRPDGAVRETRLAGRLVDIDGMRCVLMIIRDVTEQRKLERRLTEAARLESIGRLAGGIAHDFNNLITAISGYGHLLEARVADQPEALADVQEIVRSSARAADLTSQLLAFARRQVVQPRVVDVNALILDANRRLRQLVGDGVALSIRLSPDPAPILIDPTQGDQLLTNLAVNARDAMPEGGTLTIQALAVRDEVHLTFRDTGQGIAPEVLAHLFEPFFTTKPAGQGTGLGLATCYGIMEQAGGRIEVQSTVGEGALFRLVFPRASAEVEAAASAAAVEKKAAGGATVLVAEDEAQVRKLVDRVLTQLGYVVLSAASGAEALALDANHGGTIDMLLTDMVMPGMGGGELSRRIRERHPQMKVLLMSGYSEELVAAEHGDVPFLPKPFTPEELSTKVREVLGG
- a CDS encoding acyl carrier protein; its protein translation is MSDVAEKVKDIIVEELGVEREKLSPEASFMEDLGADSLDTVELVMAFEKEFDIDIPDEDAEKLRTVGDALKYLNDKLGK
- the fabG gene encoding 3-oxoacyl-[acyl-carrier-protein] reductase is translated as MTLQLDLTGRIAFVTGSTRGIGRAIAETLHAAGAQVAVVGRSAANAAEVAAAIGPRARGFACDVTQPDSIRAAITACEAELGPIDILVNNAGLTRDNLLIRLGQADWDEVLAANLTGAFVATQAVIKGMMKRRFGRVINIASVVGVTGNAGQANYAASKAGLIGFSKSVAKEYAARGVLVNCIAPGFIETDMTASLPETARAALLESIPLGRLGAPADIAGTVAFLASEMGAYITGQVLVVDGGMIG